The segment ATGCAGGGCGACCCCGAGGTCATCGAATTCCTCAACGAGCAGCTGACCGCCGAGCTGACCGCGATCAACCAGTACTTCCTGCACGCCAAGATGCAGGAGAACTTCGGCTGGACGAAGCTCGCGAAGTACACCCGCTCCGAGTCCTTCGACGAGATGAAGCACGCGGAGATCCTCACGGACCGGATTCTCTTCCTCGACGGTCTGCCGAATTACCAGCGGCTGTTCCATGTCCGGGTCGGCCAGACCGTCACCGAGATGTTCCAGGCCGACCGGCAGGTGGAGGTCGAGGCCATCGACCGGCTCAAGCGCGGTATCGAGCTCATGCGCAACAAGGGCGACATCACGTCGGCGAATATCTTCGAGGAC is part of the Streptomyces platensis genome and harbors:
- the bfr gene encoding bacterioferritin translates to MQGDPEVIEFLNEQLTAELTAINQYFLHAKMQENFGWTKLAKYTRSESFDEMKHAEILTDRILFLDGLPNYQRLFHVRVGQTVTEMFQADRQVEVEAIDRLKRGIELMRNKGDITSANIFEDILADEEHHIDYLDTQLELIEKLGEALYIAQVIEQPS